The Methanosarcina acetivorans C2A genome includes the window TGGTCAGCTACATATTGCCCGTCTCTGGTTAATTCAAGCCATACATCCATATAGTCAATACTGATTTTCTTGACTTCGAGAGCATAGCCTTCACCAAGATATATTTTTTCTCCTTGTCCAAGTGTATGTGTTTCATTGCTGTCAAGCATCAAACGGGCAAGCTTGTTAACATGAACAGCACAGATATTTCCATTAGTTGTGAACAGCGGAACGTATTCTTCTCCACATAAATCGATTATCGGATACTGTTCATCAGACCAGCTATCGCACTCATAACCGGTAATGGTAACATTACAAATAGTGCTTCCATCGCTAACATTGTCTGCTGCACTTACAGTGCCTGCTGCAGCTGCAACAAAGACAGCAAGAGCAGCCAGTAAAACTGCTGTATGTTTCTTCATTTTGTTCTTTTCTCCTTATTTTTTACGAAGTGATTGAATATATTATGGGGTCTGCAAAAATCTAGAATCGCTTCCGCTAACCGTTGGTTGTTACCCATAAAGACCCGGAAAACATCAAGGTCTTTTATCAGAACCCCAAACGTTTGAAATTATTGCTAGATCTAAAAACATAAAGTGGGAAAAAATTCTTACCTGTTTCTTTATGAAATGGATCAGGAAGTTGAGGAGGAATTCTCCTCCCCTCCTCCCTCAAGTTTTGCGAGTGCCTCCTCCGCAGAAGTTCTGACGTATCCGTATTCTTCCATATCCACGCTGATCCGGCGCAAACCTTCAATAGCTTCGGGACCACCAAGTTCTCCAAGGGCCCGGACTTCCGCAACCCGAACTTCACTTTCCCTTTCGGTCTCCAGAGCTTTGAGGAGAGGGGAAACAGCTCTTCTATCTCCAAGTTTTCCAAGTCCCTCCGCAGCAAACCGCCTTATCTTGTAATACTCATCCCCCAGCAGTAAAATCAGGGGCTCGACTGCCCCCGGATCACCAATATCCACGAGGGACCTCACGACTTCTCTCTTTACATACCAGTCTGCAAGTTTAACGGAGCCAGCTTCTCTAACATCTTCATCCGAAGCTGCAGAAGCCCCTGAGAAGTCCGAAGTTTCAAGATGGAGAAGTTCTACAAGAGAAGCCACGGCTTCTTCACCTCCTGAATTGCCCAGAGCCCGGATTGCAGCCATCCTCACATCCTCTTCCGGGTCTCCGAGAGCCTTGATAAGAGGCTGCTCTGTTAGAGAAGCTTCCTCACGGCCGAAACGCCCCAGGGCGAAAACAGCTGCCCTGCGAACTTCCTTGTCCCTATCATCCAGCATGCCAACAATGGGAAGTACAAGGTCTGGGTCCTGAATCCCTATAAGGGCATAGTTAGAATCCGGGTTCTGAGTCCCTATAAGGGCATAAATACTGTTAACACGGACCGTTGGGTCTCTGCTGTCCAGTAATTTGAGAAGTTTTTCAACGGTTTCCTCATCCCCTGACTCTCCTACAGCATCTGCCGCATATTCCCCGAGTTCTTCGTCACTAAAAAGCTCGATAAGAGGATCAACGGCCTTCGGGTCTCCAATAGCTCGAAGAGCAGATATGGAGCTCCTGCGTACTTCTTTATTATCTTGATCCAGAAACTCTAGAAGGGGGTCAACAGCTTCAGGAGCTTTCAATTGCTCAAGGGCAAAAATGGAACTGATTACTACCCTGTCGTCGTCGTCTTTGAGAAGCTCGATAAGTGGAGCCACGGCTTCTGCTGCTCCCAGGTTTCCGAGTGCTTCAGTCGAATTAATACGAACTTCCGGCTCAGGGTCCTCAAGAGTCTTTATAAGAGCTTTTGAAGCTCTGGGTTCTCCTATCCTCCCAAGGGAATAAGCGGCAAGGCTGCGAACCTGAGGATCCTCGTCTTTCAAAGCCTTTATCAGAGAATCAACCGAAGGCTCCCCTATATCGATAAGGGCATAAGCCGAAGCATAACCTACATCCAGGTCTTCATTCCCGAGGTTCCGGACCAGTTTATCCACCCTGGCCTCGAGAGGGTCCTTGCCAAGACAACCGGCACAGATTCCGGAGAACAAAAGCAAGAGAAGAAAAATTTTTGCATACCTGAAACCGAAAAGTTCACATCGCTTTACCATATGCATCACCTTCTCTCCTCTCCCGGAGGAAGTAACAACTCAGCAGAAGTCGATCCATTCTGCCACGTCGAACTCACATTAATCAAGAAACGATCCCCGCTCTTTCCAACAACAACATTCTTGACAGGCATATAGGATTCTCCCGAGGGATTTCCATGTGCTATTTCCACAACTGCGTAGGGATAATCCGGCCAGGTCCAGAGAGGAGTCTTGGTATACTCCCCCACATCATAAAGTTCAGAAGATGCAAACACCAGCTCTCCGGTCCTTTCGTCTGTCACTGTCAGGTTCACGGGTATGTCTTCTGCAGAACCTGATCCTTTGTTAATAAGGTAGCCGTAGATTCTGTAAACATCAGAAGTATTCCTGCTCTCGATTTTCCTGCTCTCGATTTCATATTCCAGCTTCAGGGAGAGATTTTCAGGAATTTCAGGAGTAGGGATCTCTACAAGATAGGTACCTTCATCAAGAATCCTACCATCTCCAAGAACTTTCACCTTTACCGGGTATTCGCCTGGAAGTACATACCCAATCCATACGCTGACCGAATTATTTCCAGGAAGGAGGTGGATCGGCGTCTCATGAGATACAAAGTTGACATCCCACGGGTCTTCGGAATCAGAGGGAATGAGCAATCCAGAATTGGGGTGAGCCACTCCGTCACTGCCCACATACGTATTCTCGGCTTCAATCCATACGTCCACAGGCATTGAACCATTATTCTGGAGCACTATATCCAGCTGTCCCGACTCATGAACTCCAATGGGAGATGCGTTCATTTCTGCAATATGCACGTCAGTCCCTGTCCCGTAATACCAGAAAATTCCCAATAACAGTATAAGAAAGGCAGCTGAAAGCGTAATCAGAACATTTTTCTTCATTTCATCTCCCCCTTCATTCCACCATCCCCTACAAGTCCTTCAGCTATCGAAATACAGTTAGTAAGTCCATACTTCTTCTTGTCTATTATGCCTCTCCGTTCCAGATTCATAAGGACGCGGGAGACCTTAGCCTTGGAAAAATCAAGGGAATTGACCAGTTCATTCTGGAGAATTCGCCCTCCTCTGTTCACAATCAATTCTATGGCTTTCCTTTCATCTCCCTCAAGGGCCTTTAAAAGAACATCCGTAGGATCAATATCCGGCCCAGAGGGCAAAGCCCCCTCTGAGGGAAAAGCATCCCCCGAGGGAGTATTGTAAGGAAAGACTTCGATATTCTCCTCAAAAGCGGATTCTACTGTAGCATTGACATTTGTTAACTCTCCTGCGGGCCCCTGTAAAGGATAAAATGACCCTGAAACCCCCAGAGACAGTAAAACCTGGGTCAGAGCCAGACCACCGAAAAAACCGGAAAAAAAGAGAATATACGCTTCTTTTACCGTGTACACATATGGTATATCTATAACCTTGAATGCGTCCCCATCAAGCTGGATCACCACTGGAGTGTCTTCAAGCAGAAGATCAATGGCGACAATGCTTGACAGGAGCAGGATACCCACAGCCAGCACGAATCTTTTTCGTTCCTGGATCGTACTACCACCTCATTAACTACCTCCAGTATGTACGAAACAAATGTTATAATTTTAGTTTAACCTGACCCCGAGACGTCTCAGAATTCCGAGACCACCGGTGGAAGATAGCGAAAAATATTTTGGGCTGGTATATTGAAAAATAAGAGGATTTATCTCTGGTGAGATGAAAAATAAGCCAAGACAATGAATAAATCGAGCACGTAAATAGGCAGGCAAATGGGTCTAGCAAATAAACAGACATATTAAGGGTAGGTTAAGAAAAACATAGGAAGAAAAAAGACCAGTCATGATAAAGGTAATCAACCATATCATTTATTCTTCAAGATATCAGTTTTTCGTCAGAGTATCAGTTTTTCTTCAAAGTAAGTCGCATATCAACTGCAAAAGCTCCCTTTCCCTCTTCCAGAACCATCATGGGATTGATCTCAAATTCCTCAATTTCCGGAAAATCGCAGACAAGCTTTGAAACTCTTAAAATGGCATCAACCAGGGAAGTAATATCCAAAGGCTTTTCCCCCCTGGCTCCGGCAAGGAGAGGGTAGGTTTTGATTCCTGTGACCATCCCCCTTGCTTCTTCTTCGCCCACGGGGGCAATTGCAAACTGCACATCCTTGAGGATCTCGACATAAACCCCCCCAAGCCCGAACATCAACATGGGCCCAAAGGTTGGATCGCGGACCATCCCGATAATTGCTTCTTTTCCGCCTGAGAGCATTTGCTGCAGCTGGACACCTTCAAGAACCGCATCAGGCTTTTTTTCAGGGATGTTTTCCATCATTTCACGATAGGCAACCCGCACCTCATCTCCGTGTTTCAAGGAGAGCCTGATCCCTCCGACATCCGATTTGTGGGAAATCTGCGGAGAGACGACCTTCATCACCAGGGGGTAGCCTATTTCTTCTGCAGCTCTGAAGGCTTCCTCCTCGGTTTTTGCAAAAGCGGTCTGTACTGCAGGAATGCCGTAAGCTTTCAAGATGTCAAAAGATTCAAGGCCCAGCGTGCGCCGCTCAGCCTCTCGTGCAGCCCTGAGAATTTCAGCCGCTGCTTCCCTATTTACCCCTAACTCAGGAGAGATAAGATCAAGCGGTTTCATAATCATATAATATAGTCAGGACAGTTATTTACCTCACTATTCTTACCTTACTACCTCACTATTCTTACCTTACTACCTCTCTATTCTTACCTTACTACCTCTCTATTCTTACCTTACTACCTCTCTGTTCTTACCTTACTACCTCTCTATTCTTACCTTACTTATTCCTGTCCCGACTGATCTCCGGGTGATAAGGAAAGACAGGGTACACCCTTCTTTCTCCCCTTTGCGACCTCTGCAGCATTGGCAATAATCTCTATCTGATATCCTTTTTTGGATAGATTTTCAATCTGCTCGTCTGAAAGCAGCCCGTGAATCTCAAACAGACAATCATCAAGCTGCTTTGCAGTTTTGCTAAAGACGTCAAGATCATGCAACCGCTGAAGATCACGCAGCAGATCCCACGTGCTGGCATGAATCCTGACAATATAATAGCCCATATGACTCAGTCCTTCACCCAACGATGTTTATTTGGGAGTAAAGCGCTCGAAACTGCTAGTTAAGGGCAAGTTAGCGAGACAAAACCCGTCACATTGCGGGTTTCTTTCTGGCCCGGTTTTTTATGCATCCTCGACAGAATATTGACAGAATATCATAACCCTGATCATACCCCGACCATAACACCCTTACCAGCCTGTACATCCGCACTGCTGCTCACGGCCCAGCAAAGTTCGCCCATCGCAGCGCAGACATCTTTGATGATATTGTTCATCTCACTAAAGGGTGGAACAAACTCCTGACCGAATTCTATTGTGTAGGTGTATACCTTCCTGTTCAACCCGTTCACGATATGGCGACTAAATACATAATCATCTGATGTCGCTGATGTAGGATAAAGCCCGACAGCCTGCTGGACGGTGTAGATCTTACCGCGGACGGCTGCCAGTGCCCCGTTCATGCGGTGAGCCAGGTTTACAGCCTTGTCCCGGTCCGGGGGGGATATGAACTCTCCGTAACGCGTATCGTTGGGAATCCCACGCTTTCCGTCATATACAGGATTCAGGAAGTTTTGTTCAGGATAGGTAGTCTGGTTATCGTCATCTCCCCAGCTGTACAGGATAAGTTCGCTGTAACTATGTATATCCACAAAGTAACCAATATTCTTGTATGTGTCGAACAAATAGCGCACATTGCGTGTCTCTGGCTCAGAAAATGCACCTTCCCCTTTATACGTGGAACTGGCCGGACTGGAAGAAGTCCCAATCCCACTGTCCCACAGGAAATCGAAATTCCTGTTTAAGTCTACACCCGGCGTGGAAGGACTGACAGCGGTGTTCGGATTTCGGTTCTTGCGCCACCATACATCCTGGGTCTGGCTATAGTTCTTACCGTCCGGGTTCACATCAGGGAACACAAACAGATCAATGTTTTCAAGAATCGTGTGAACCTGATCTGCAGTGAAACTCTTTCCTCCGTAGGTTATCCCGTTGTTGGCACGGTAAGCATTGATAAGATTGACAAGGAAAGTTATACAGATATCCGAACCTCCCCACTCTCTTGCGTGCATACTGCCTGTGAACAATACGCCAACCCGATTCGTATTTGTCCCGGCGCGAACACGGACAGCATGAGAGGTCCGATTCTCCCAGCTCTGATGCGGAAGTTCGATGAGGGTCACGAGATCTGGATGCAGGGCCTTGAGGTTGATAAGAGCAGATTCAACCTCATCCGCAGTCATGTAACCCAGTACGGCACGCTCTTCAAACCTGGAGACCCCAGGCGCTCCAGCAAAGCGATTAACTTGTGACACATCCTGTACTCTTTCCACAGCGACTTTTGAGAGATCGGAAATGACCTCCACTTTATAGCCTGCCGACTCAACCAGTTTAATCTGTTCATCCGTCAGGACCCCCGGAACCATTAAACGGTCAGTCTCCAACTTTTGTGCAGCGCGATACTTTAAATCAAGATCTAATCTCTCCAGCGCCCTTAACTCTTCAAGGGTTCTGGCGATTATCCGGACCGAATAGCTTGTCATTTTAAATACCTCCCTTTGTCGTGGCGCTGTCGGCGAGCAGAAGACACATAGTCATTTACATCATTTTCGCTACGGAACAACTGCCCGTTTGCCAGCACCTCCACGGCACGTCAAACATGCTCCTCATCAGGAAAAACAGGTTCACTACGGACTGAAGTCGGCGACAAGCCGGTATTTTAAGTTCCTTTCGACAACATCAAAAATATAGCCTATTTTCAAGAAGGCTTTTTCTGGAACCCGACAGATACCCGGGAGAAATTCCGATTTACACCAGGCACGAATAAGCCAATTCAAACAGCAAGCGATAACGCGGACGAAGTACCCAAAAACTGTCCGTACGGTTCCTGGAAGAATCGACCCAACGTGTCCTGTACCATATCCTGTACGAGATTAGTTGTAATTTCCATGCCAGGATTCCCATCACTATCGGATACCATAATGATTGGTTCTTCGATTCCGACCTGTACCCTTAACCTGTACTTTAACCTGCATCACCTAACCTGCATCACCTAACCTGTATCCCCGAAATAGATATGTTGATTTTTATATAAATATACTTGTTATCGTATCAACAATCCAAATAATCAACAATTGGAAAATTTATCCTTGGTTAAGAATTTATTTTTCCTCACCATTTTTTGAACCTGATCCCTATTTTCAGATCACAGAGATACAGAAAAAACCAGAAATATGGTTTAATATTTGAAAAAATTACACCGAATTGTGTAAAAGGTGATAAAAATAATTTAACTAAAATAAAATACAAAGTAGAATATAGGCAAAATAAAAGTATATTTAAAACTCAGCTGTAGAAATAGAAATGGAAATAGAAATGGAAATAGAAATGGAAATAGAAATGGAAATAGAAATGGAAATAGAAATGGAAATAGAAATGGAAATAGAAATAGAAATAGAAAAGGAAAAGGAAAAGGAAAAGGAAAAGGAAAAGGAAAAATATCCTTTACCTTCAGATTGATACTGATCTGCGCAGCTTTACTTCGGTCTCACAGATTTCCTTTGTGTCCCTTGCAATGGTTAGTTCTTCGTTGGTCGGGATAACAAGGACTCTTACTTTTGCATCAGGAGTGCTGATATCGATTTCCTGACCTCTGATCTTGTTCTTTTCTTCGTCGATCTCTATGCCGAGACCGTCAAGGCCGGAGAGGATTCTCTTCCTGATACTTGCACTGTTTTCTCCAATGCCTGCTGTAAAGACTACCGCATCCGCACCATTGAGTACGGCTGAATACTCACCTATGACCTTCTTAATCTTGTATGCAAAGATTTCAAGGGCGAGTTCGGCTCTCTGGTTGCCTTTGGAAGCTGCTTCATCGAGGTCCCTGAAGTCGTTGCTGAGCCCGGAGACTCCAAGCACGCCTGACTTCTTGTTCATGAGGGTATCGATTTCTCGGGTCGTAAGGCCTTCCTTTTCCATAACGAAGGGGACTACTGCAGGGTCAATCGAACCGCACCTGGTACCCATTGCAACTCCTTCGAGCGGGGTAAAGCCCATTGTTGTCTCAACGGATTTTCCGCCGTTAACAGCCGTAATGCTTGAGCCGTTTCCTAGGTGGCAGGTGATGACTTTGACTTCTTCTTCGGGTTTTCCGAGCATAGCGGCAGCCCTTCTGGCAACGTAAAAGTGAGAAGTGCCGTGGAAACCGTATTTTCTGATCCCGTACTTTTCGTACAGTGTGTACGGCAGAGCATACATGTAGGCATAGGCCGG containing:
- a CDS encoding helix-turn-helix transcriptional regulator, producing the protein MLAVGILLLSSIVAIDLLLEDTPVVIQLDGDAFKVIDIPYVYTVKEAYILFFSGFFGGLALTQVLLSLGVSGSFYPLQGPAGELTNVNATVESAFEENIEVFPYNTPSGDAFPSEGALPSGPDIDPTDVLLKALEGDERKAIELIVNRGGRILQNELVNSLDFSKAKVSRVLMNLERRGIIDKKKYGLTNCISIAEGLVGDGGMKGEMK
- a CDS encoding M14 family metallopeptidase, with translation MTSYSVRIIARTLEELRALERLDLDLKYRAAQKLETDRLMVPGVLTDEQIKLVESAGYKVEVISDLSKVAVERVQDVSQVNRFAGAPGVSRFEERAVLGYMTADEVESALINLKALHPDLVTLIELPHQSWENRTSHAVRVRAGTNTNRVGVLFTGSMHAREWGGSDICITFLVNLINAYRANNGITYGGKSFTADQVHTILENIDLFVFPDVNPDGKNYSQTQDVWWRKNRNPNTAVSPSTPGVDLNRNFDFLWDSGIGTSSSPASSTYKGEGAFSEPETRNVRYLFDTYKNIGYFVDIHSYSELILYSWGDDDNQTTYPEQNFLNPVYDGKRGIPNDTRYGEFISPPDRDKAVNLAHRMNGALAAVRGKIYTVQQAVGLYPTSATSDDYVFSRHIVNGLNRKVYTYTIEFGQEFVPPFSEMNNIIKDVCAAMGELCWAVSSSADVQAGKGVMVGV
- a CDS encoding acetate kinase, whose protein sequence is MKVLVINAGSSSLKYQLIDMTNESPLAIGLCERIGIDNSIITQKRSDGKKLEKQTDLPNHKVALEEVVKALTDSELGVIKSMDEINAVGHRVVHGGEKFTSSALIDEGVEQAIKDCFELAPLHNPPNMMGITACQEIMPGVPMVAVFDTAFHQTIPAYAYMYALPYTLYEKYGIRKYGFHGTSHFYVARRAAAMLGKPEEEVKVITCHLGNGSSITAVNGGKSVETTMGFTPLEGVAMGTRCGSIDPAVVPFVMEKEGLTTREIDTLMNKKSGVLGVSGLSNDFRDLDEAASKGNQRAELALEIFAYKIKKVIGEYSAVLNGADAVVFTAGIGENSASIRKRILSGLDGLGIEIDEEKNKIRGQEIDISTPDAKVRVLVIPTNEELTIARDTKEICETEVKLRRSVSI
- a CDS encoding acetate--CoA ligase family protein encodes the protein MKPLDLISPELGVNREAAAEILRAAREAERRTLGLESFDILKAYGIPAVQTAFAKTEEEAFRAAEEIGYPLVMKVVSPQISHKSDVGGIRLSLKHGDEVRVAYREMMENIPEKKPDAVLEGVQLQQMLSGGKEAIIGMVRDPTFGPMLMFGLGGVYVEILKDVQFAIAPVGEEEARGMVTGIKTYPLLAGARGEKPLDITSLVDAILRVSKLVCDFPEIEEFEINPMMVLEEGKGAFAVDMRLTLKKN
- a CDS encoding HEAT repeat domain-containing protein; this encodes MVKRCELFGFRYAKIFLLLLLFSGICAGCLGKDPLEARVDKLVRNLGNEDLDVGYASAYALIDIGEPSVDSLIKALKDEDPQVRSLAAYSLGRIGEPRASKALIKTLEDPEPEVRINSTEALGNLGAAEAVAPLIELLKDDDDRVVISSIFALEQLKAPEAVDPLLEFLDQDNKEVRRSSISALRAIGDPKAVDPLIELFSDEELGEYAADAVGESGDEETVEKLLKLLDSRDPTVRVNSIYALIGTQNPDSNYALIGIQDPDLVLPIVGMLDDRDKEVRRAAVFALGRFGREEASLTEQPLIKALGDPEEDVRMAAIRALGNSGGEEAVASLVELLHLETSDFSGASAASDEDVREAGSVKLADWYVKREVVRSLVDIGDPGAVEPLILLLGDEYYKIRRFAAEGLGKLGDRRAVSPLLKALETERESEVRVAEVRALGELGGPEAIEGLRRISVDMEEYGYVRTSAEEALAKLEGGGEENSSSTS